DNA sequence from the Nocardioides jiangxiensis genome:
GTCCCGTGCCCCGTCGTCGGGCCGACGCGCTTTCTGGGTGGCGGTGTGAGCACACGAGGCCTGTTCTCCCAGACCTACGGACGATTCGAGATCCGGGCCCGGTTCCCGGGCGGGCCGGGAGCGGGCCTCCACAGTGCGCTGTGGCTCTGGCCGGAGCACAGCCTCCACGGCGCGAAGTCGGGCGAGATCGACATCGCCGAGTGGCGCTCGGCGCAGCCCTATCGGGTGGTCCCGACCCTGCACCTCGGTAGGGGATCCGCAGCCCGGTCCGCATCGAGCTGGCGCTGCTGGGTGCGGACGCCGGAACGCTTCCACACGTACGTCGCGGAGTGGGCGCCTCACCACGTCACGATCACCTACGACGGTCGCACCTGCCTCGACGTCCATCTCGACCGGTCGGCTGGCTCCCGGGCGCCGGATCCCTTCGACGAGCCGTACTTCCTCGTGCTGAACCAGGCAATCGGCGCAGGCGGGAACGCCCCGGGAGAAAAGGCCCGGCTTCCGGCCACGATGTACGTCGACTACGTCCACGTGTGGCGCTGAACCAACGCCAACGAGCCGATTCGACGCGAACGAGTGCAGACTGATCCAGCCGTTGTGTGACGCAGGTAACGGCGCGGTCGGTGTGATCCGTGTCATCTTTCGCGGGCACACCCGTCTCTTGGGCATGGGGGAGGCGCGGGTCAAGGGTGACCGTCGCGTTTTTGTCTCGGGGCCAGCACGCATCTGCTCGTCACTCGACTCGTGGGGGTCACACATGTTCACTCGCCTGCGCTCGCGCAGCATTCTCGCCGTGGCCGGCCTGACGGCCGCGACCGCGCTCGCCGTCGTCGGTCCGGGCGGCTCTGCCGACGCCGCCTGGGGGCCGTACTGCGGCAGCACCATCCGGAAGGCCGGGGGCGGCACCTGGAAGTGCACGTTCTCGGACGACTTCTCCGGGCGCTCGCTCGACACCACCAAGTGGTCTCCGCTGCTGACGTCCAACACCGGCGTCCAGACGCCGGACTGCCGCATCGACAACCCGGACACGCTGTCGGTCGGCGGGGGCTACATCTCGTTGTCCACCGTCGACACCGGCTCCGACTTCGTCTGCCAGGGCCCGTCCTGGTCGACCGACTTCACCACGCACTACCAGA
Encoded proteins:
- a CDS encoding glycoside hydrolase family 16 protein — protein: MRPRLAPYLAAALVLLAAGCAPGGPATAPPRSGSSAPASSPCGSPAPARPGGGTWTCAFADDFEGDQLDSRRWRPLLTRDSGVATPECRLDLPGTVAVAGGLLRLTARRLPHPVPCPVVGPTRFLGGGVSTRGLFSQTYGRFEIRARFPGGPGAGLHSALWLWPEHSLHGAKSGEIDIAEWRSAQPYRVVPTLHLGRGSAARSASSWRCWVRTPERFHTYVAEWAPHHVTITYDGRTCLDVHLDRSAGSRAPDPFDEPYFLVLNQAIGAGGNAPGEKARLPATMYVDYVHVWR